From the Chiloscyllium plagiosum isolate BGI_BamShark_2017 chromosome 16, ASM401019v2, whole genome shotgun sequence genome, one window contains:
- the LOC122557773 gene encoding 2-oxoglutarate-Fe(II) type oxidoreductase ppzD-like, with product MNIEVVDFGAAGLGKPEPSATEMEQISKEIIRAFRDIGFVYLKNTGIEDQTVFRMMDISKNFFQLPKDIKQQYARIVDCEIPSQGWIELESLNSTNSEDLKEVFNLISLSESHNWPVDHDPEFTRSMESFFKACWQLSVRVMKIIALGLGLESDFFTSKHKRIGSNQNPTTLRTAYYPQIQRSSVKENQVRCGEHSDYGTFTLLFQDKNGGLEVMHKSGQFIAAPYIPNTVLLNIADTLQRWSADTLISTKHRVPIPQADDMLNKPRRSVAFFVHPDHNASLECFGGLDKYSPITSLQFLKENYGNLFIRDSYPTSD from the exons ATGAACATCGAAGTGGTTGATTTTGGTGCAGCTGGCTTAGGGAAACCTGAGCCCTCAGCCACTGAAATGGAGCAAATATCCAAAGAGATCATAAGAGCCTTCAGAGACATTGGGTTTGTGTATCTGAAAAATACTGGAATTGAAGATCAAACT GTGTTTAGAATGATGGACATCAGCAAGAATTTCTTTCAGCTTCCGAAAGACATTAAACAACAATATGCTCGTATAGTGGACTGTGAGATTCCAAGCCAAGGGTGGATTGAATTAGAAAG TTTAAACTCCACAAACTCTGAAGACCTGAAAGAAGTTTTTAATCTAATATCGCTGTCTGAAAGTCAT AACTGGCCTGTTGACCATGATCCTGAGTTTACAAGGAGTATGGAATCATTCTTCAAAGCCTGTTGGCAGCTGTCTGTCCGAGTCATGAAAATTATTGCACTGGGTCTGGGCCTGGAGAGTGATTTCTTTACGAGCAAACACAAACGAATTGGGA GTAATCAAAATCCTACAACTTTGAGAACTGCATACTACCCACAAATACAGAGATCCTCTGTGAAGGAAAATCAAGTGCGATGTGGAGAGCATTCTGATTATGGGACATTCACCTTACTCTTTCAAGATAAGAACGGAGGGTTGGAG GTCATGCACAAGTCTGGCCAGTTCATTGCTGCTCCCTACATTCCAAATACTGTTCTACTCAACATAGCTGATACCCTACAAAGGTGGTCAGCTGACACACTGATTTCCACG AAACATAGAGTTCCAATTCCACAGGCTGATGACATGCTGAACAAACCTCGACGGTCGGTGGCATTCTTTGTTCATCCAGATCATAATGCATCACTTGAATGCTTTGGAGGATTGGACAAGTACTCACCTATCACCTCTCTTCAGTTCCTAAAGGAGAATTATGGTAATTTATTTATAAGGGATTCTTATCCAACAAGTGATTGA